A stretch of the Thiocystis violascens DSM 198 genome encodes the following:
- a CDS encoding type I restriction enzyme HsdR N-terminal domain-containing protein, whose protein sequence is MTPFLTELLKDSAYKLSQFKPEQIAALEASITLKDSGNKPTPYVTCLVRGKPIKLTPEEAVRQLYLMVLRDDLGYPISRMAVEYEVTFGREKKRADICLFDKDKIATPYILFELKKPKLKDGKEQLKSYCNATGAPMGVWTNGDQISYYHRKDPNYFEDIPAIPSVHEKLSDILSERWTIDDLIKLDKLVNERKSLKDLILEMEDEVLANAGVDVFEELFKLIFTKLYDEWEGGRDRKRHLVFKNYGDTETELKAKIQDLFDKARTKWEGVFSEGARLDLTPSHLAVCVASLEKVKLFNSNLEVVDEAFEYLINKSSKGEKGQYFTPRYVIDLCVKMLNPQADETLIDTAAGSCGFPVHAIFHVWEAIMREAGLTKSHLFTTDKKPARCEDYVRDKVFAIDFDEKAVRVGRTLNLIAGDGQTNVLHLNTLDYERWDEKTGDETWLDVYGEGWKRLRKLRLDKTSNRDFGFDILMANPPFAGDIKETRILAKYDLARSVSLTKIAKVDPQDRNIVDATPTFPEALHASHEVIYKVADGTYRKVKVKHQNTVGRDILFIERNLSFLKPG, encoded by the coding sequence ATGACACCCTTCCTCACGGAACTATTGAAAGACAGCGCCTACAAGCTCAGCCAATTCAAGCCCGAGCAAATCGCCGCGCTCGAAGCCTCCATCACCCTCAAGGATTCTGGAAATAAACCGACCCCCTACGTCACCTGCCTGGTGCGGGGCAAGCCGATCAAGCTCACCCCCGAGGAAGCCGTTCGGCAGCTTTACCTGATGGTCTTGCGCGACGATCTCGGCTACCCGATCAGTCGCATGGCCGTCGAGTATGAAGTCACCTTCGGGCGCGAAAAAAAGCGGGCCGACATCTGTCTCTTCGACAAGGACAAGATCGCCACGCCCTATATCCTTTTCGAACTCAAGAAGCCCAAACTCAAGGACGGCAAGGAGCAACTCAAGAGCTACTGCAACGCCACGGGCGCGCCGATGGGCGTCTGGACCAATGGCGATCAGATTTCCTACTACCACCGCAAGGATCCTAATTACTTCGAGGATATCCCCGCGATTCCATCGGTCCATGAAAAGCTGTCGGATATCCTGTCCGAACGCTGGACCATCGACGACTTGATCAAGCTCGACAAGCTCGTCAATGAACGAAAGTCGCTCAAGGATCTGATCCTCGAAATGGAGGATGAGGTGCTGGCCAATGCCGGCGTGGACGTGTTCGAGGAATTGTTCAAGCTCATCTTCACCAAACTCTACGATGAGTGGGAAGGCGGGCGCGACCGCAAACGCCATCTCGTCTTCAAGAACTACGGCGATACCGAAACCGAGCTAAAGGCCAAGATTCAGGATTTGTTCGACAAGGCCAGAACGAAATGGGAAGGCGTTTTTTCCGAAGGCGCGCGGCTCGATCTGACGCCGAGCCACCTGGCGGTCTGCGTCGCCTCGCTGGAAAAGGTCAAGCTCTTCAACTCCAACCTGGAAGTGGTCGACGAGGCATTCGAATACCTCATCAACAAATCCAGCAAGGGCGAGAAGGGCCAGTATTTCACCCCGCGCTATGTCATCGACCTGTGCGTGAAGATGCTCAATCCGCAGGCGGACGAAACGCTGATCGACACGGCGGCGGGGAGTTGCGGCTTTCCGGTGCATGCCATCTTCCATGTCTGGGAAGCCATCATGCGCGAGGCTGGGTTGACCAAGAGCCACCTGTTCACGACGGACAAGAAGCCCGCGCGCTGCGAGGACTATGTGCGCGACAAGGTCTTCGCCATCGACTTCGACGAGAAGGCGGTGCGCGTGGGCCGCACCTTGAACCTGATCGCTGGCGACGGTCAGACCAACGTCCTGCATCTCAACACCCTGGACTATGAACGTTGGGACGAAAAAACCGGCGACGAAACCTGGCTGGATGTCTACGGCGAGGGCTGGAAGCGTCTGCGTAAGCTGCGGCTCGACAAGACCAGCAACCGCGATTTCGGTTTCGACATCCTGATGGCCAATCCGCCCTTCGCGGGCGACATCAAGGAAACGCGCATCCTGGCCAAGTACGACCTGGCCCGCTCGGTCAGCCTGACCAAGATCGCCAAGGTCGACCCCCAGGATCGAAACATCGTCGATGCCACGCCAACCTTCCCCGAGGCGCTGCACGCCAGCCATGAGGTGATCTACAAGGTCGCCGACGGCACCTATCGCAAGGTCAAGGTCAAACATCAGAATACGGTCGGGCGCGACATCCTCTTCATCGAGCGCAACCTG